The Choristoneura fumiferana chromosome Z, NRCan_CFum_1, whole genome shotgun sequence DNA window TCAGTGTTCCACGCCAGTGGGCCTCCATCGCTCGCCGCGGAAGGCTAGAGTTAAGATCGGCGTTTAAAAAGGAGCTTTTGCACTTCGTTTTCAGTTCTATCTGTTTTTATCTATAGGTCAAACTAAATCAGTTAAGTGTCTATTTTTATCTCCCGACGCAAATAGGAGTAGGTACGTGTTAGGTTAACGTATATCTGTGTATCATCGGCGTTACAGCTCAAAAACGGATGAATTTGTTGAAACATTCTGGCGAGTCCTAGCTTTACGTTTCGTAAGGTGCGGGTaggtaaacaatttttttaaagtgtagtTTCAGACGAGTAAGTTTAACTGGGTTTAATATCTTCACAATTGCACGATACCTAATTCCTTTGGTAGATTTTTGAAATTACAACTTGGTATTTAGTAGCGAAATATTGGTTGACATGGCGATGGTACGCGATTCGGCTTCCTCAATTTTATTGTACCCGCCTGTCGTCGTCAATTACTTTTGTAAAATGTATCAATTGATCCAAATACCAATTCACGTTGCAAGGGGAATTGATTCCTTGGAATAGAAGCAATGTTGAATGCAATAATTCCTACAGTTACTGAAAGCAAACTAGCCTAAACCACTGTGACTGATCAcagaggtacactaaaaaacaTGGGATAGCAACTAAATCAGACTTTATTGTGCATTGCCAAGTGTCTCCGCTAGTattgtacatacctacctaccggccctagttaataaataaactaactagAGGGCAGATTTTTAAAACACATCTGTGAAAATACCATACagataatgtaaaaaaattttagggttccgtgcctcaaaagggaaaaacgggacccttataggattactttgttgCTTGTCTTTGTTGACCCTTTTTTGCAGGAACGCGTAGAGTtttcaagctgaaattgatatcaaatATTCAGGTCCGATACCTCTAGAAGCAATGAAAagaatcaaacttctaagtcagcGCAAAAACCTATAGATAGGGTACAGCCAGCAGCAGAATTGAGCTGTTACGGAGCTTTGTGATCACTTGTTTTTGAACTGTCCACACAATCCAGGATTTTAGAAATGGTATAGGTAAGCtcagaaaatcaaaaatataatgtGGTATATCTTGTTGCCTATACTATAACATCTTGTTTTAAAAAGATAAATACTATTACTAAGTATTTGTACTAAGaaagaacaaacatttttttttaaaacttatttattaacagttaaaaaaaggtaattattgtaaaataaagtttaagcAAAAGCTGTGAACTAAAATGTTCATCACatttgattgatttaaaaatactacttaGCCTAATTAATAGAGATTAATCAAATATTACACCATAATAAACACCAAGCTCTCATGATGGGCAACACTGATTTTGGAAAATGTCTATGACACAAATAAGTGGTTTCACAGCTCACTGTTGCCATAAATTATTTGTGGGAGCATTGCATTTTGAATCTTCGCTTACCCATATATGCCCAGAACTATTTTTAGTCTCCAATATCTTTCAACCACTAGACGTCACAGATAAGCATTTTGGTTTACAAATTTGCGGGTCTTTTGCATGGTTCAAAAACGACCCACTGGGCATATATGGGTTAATAAACAGACATCGGAATTCAGAGGGCTAAATGGGACAGGTAGATGAGTTCCTCTATCAATAAACTGAGATATATGCTTACGTCATATTAACAATCGCCTCTAGCTTTGTTTGCAAGTGTGTGTTGTTTGGAGGTAATAATTTGGAGATGGTGACACTCAAGTTTACACAAAGCAGTTTTCAATGATTGCTAGGCAAAGTATGAGAAACTGAAGAGAATtaactattaaatattttgtttaatatttttaacccccaacgcaaaaagaggggtgttaaaagtttgaccgctatgtgtgtctgtgtgtgcctctctgtggcaccgtagctcttaaatgggtggaccgatttgaatgcggtttttttattcgaaatccggttttctagtgatggttcttaggcatgtttcatcaaaatcattgaactttgaagtgacaaagtcgggggttctccaacttttggttggttaggttatttgcaAATAAAACTTGGCTTGATCACTAGTAAATGGGAAAAGCATAGATAGTTGAGTTTATAGATATAGGAACTCCTTACCTGTCTTTGAAATTTGCCCCCTAAATTGCAATGTTTGTCAATAAACATTCTTTTAAAAAGGTTGTCTTATAGGCGTCAGTTTTTCAGTTGGTAGAAGTTTTATGACACAGTCTGTGCAATAATCTGTGCCGGCAAAGTCAGACCACCTCGCTCCAGCAAAGCCTTTCACTTGGCAACCAACGCATGTTGTGTTTGTTTGATGCACAGGGGCTGTCTCATCCAGCAGTCTTTGTCCTTTAGCAGCTTTTAATAACTCCActatatgtttgttactagtTTTTGTCTCTGTGGCTGTTGCTGTAGCTGATGTATTTGTATATGAACTTTCTGCACTATCATATAATTCGTCCATTTTAACAGGAACATGAAGTTGGGGGAAAAAtgtagattttttataaaatattgatttaCATTTGTCTTTAGCAACACCTTTAGGGGTTCGTCCTGGTATTGGCATGCCCGCTTTTGCTAATTTAGCAAAGTATTTCTGTACTCTACTCATGACTTGTATTGGTGTGCGAGTTCCTAGTGCTTTGGCTATTTTTTTGTATCGTCTTGCTTCTATTGGCTCCTCTGGGTAGATTTCTAGAAGTTCTTCCAAGCGTTTCTGTTCATCACATGACCAGAGCTGGTTGAAAGTGACTGGTTTGGTATTGGTAAACTTTCTGCCACGCACTTTCATGCTAGGTTGTGACATGTTTGGCTTCATATCTCTACTGAAATCATCGTTTTCTTGTGTGATATCTATTCCATATTGACTCCAGTCTACCTGGGGCAACTCTCTAATGTGATGTCTAGGTGGAAACTTTACTGTGCCTGCCTGTAAATTTCCTACGAACTCAAGCGGGTTGTCTAAGGCCTTGTTGCGTGCCTCATTGAGGTCCTCAATATCCTTTAGAGCAGCGATTCTTTGAGCTTCAAGTACAACAATGTACTTTAACAAGTCGCTGTAGTCTTTGTTACCACGTAAAGCCAGGTGGTCGGTCTCAAATGCAAATTCCCCACTATCTTCAGGGTTCTCAATATTGTCCATAGCTCTGAAATCAGAACAACAATTATATTGCAACGCGCGTACAAGTAGAATGTCCAGCTTAACGCTGTCGGGTAGCCCAAAACGTTTaagtgtaaaaattaaaaagaaactcAACagtgtgaaaaataaaaagtgtaaacCTGAGTTCAGAAGCAGCTCTCTTGAAGGATGGACTAATAGGTAAGTAATATATAGTTGCACGAGATAGTTACTCTATTGCCGCAGAAATCCCAAATCTAAGGAATATTTTCTGTAATATTACGTATTATTCACTGTTTCATTTAATTATCTCCCTTAGGTTACGCTTGCTACTGTGTGGTGGTCAATATTATTACTGTCAGTGTCAGTCAGTCCAGTCAGTCAAAACCATGGTCAAAACAGACAGAACAATCAGAACATAAAATCCATAATCACCTTGTCTTGAATTTAACATCACATCTATAACCATACTTATTTTCTTTGAAAACACAACACATAATATGCTATTATTTCCTATAACAATTGTAATATCTGAATTGAGGCActttattacataattttagttattttcaaTCGTAGGTTTCCGAACGACACTGTAAGATTCTCGATGGCGCCATCTACCATACTTCATACGAAGTTCTACGTCGCGTAGCAAACTGTTGTTGCTGTTTATGTAGTTGTTGCGATGCATCAACAAATCACTAGGTGGCGCTTTTATGTAGTTACATACATTGCTAGCTGTGCAAATAGATGTCACTGATACATAATTTTAACCTTGTGAAAGCTCGAgtatttagataattatttGCGTTTATCTAATTTACTACcgtaaataataagaataagaacaGAAACCCCTTTAGTTCAGTTAAACAGCAGTAGGAAAGCTGCCGAACCGTAGAGACATCGAccagtgaaaataaaattaacttagtTACAAACAGAATTGGTAAAAAATTAGCCATTCATAGGTAAATGCGGGCCGTACGCTTTGATTTTGATAAGCTCGCGGGACATTTCGTCACTACATTGAAAAAATCTCGAAGGTACCTACTAACTATCtcaaatcaacaaacaacaaaattacTTACCCTTTAAATATTCATTAGTTTTACTCTGAAAAAATATCGGTTATGAGGTACAAAGGGTacgaactatttttaaaagtattaatgACGATTTTACTCACTTTGGTGAATGAAAACTGGACGTTGATTGAAGTGGTTGCTGATAAGATAATTTGTTTGAATGACCTTTCGGGCTCGCGGGTTCGAAGACGCAGCCCTGGTGATATTGAGGTGTGATCTTGATGTATGTATATCTTGAATAAAACACCCATTGAAGTTTGACTGTGTTATTATGACTTGAAAACGATGATTTACAATTGATTAGGTACACTGATTTGAATAAACGATCGATCGATATGCGTCCGCATTGATCTACTTCAGGCCATTGaaaagagagagatttatttatccTATGTCGCAATATTTAGGGCTGGTTTCAccactaactttaagtgacggatatcagtgatgccgtctctgttagCTTTGTCAGAattaaacaaagacggcattacttttagtagcttttatctgacacttaaagttagtcgacaagtggtgaaacacgCCTTTAAACTccaatgtctgtctatctgtctgttgcatcgtagctctcaaacagatggatcAATTTCGACGTGgtttttttgcgtgaaagcgagTTGCAGTatttcttagctatgtttttactaaaattagtTTAGTCGTTTTTAAGATacctattgaactttaaaatgaccaATGTCCGGGATTTTCAACTGTTCTAATTTGGTTAGGTTAAAATTTCTCACATACCTACCTTAACCTTTTCGCcaccacgtcaaatacaaaagacataaCCACAGAGACATAACCCATACGCTAGGCTTCCATATTGTAAtgtctaaaattgaaccttaacacaattgaacgaaggttgcttttgcattgaagtaatggacgtatatataggtcgttggcgtggaacctgcggtgcgtaggtacattatgagtcgttggcgtcgaaaaggttaacgTTACCGCAGGGTACACTCagaaacaaaaatatgaatacagccaaagtgcctAAAATATGTAtgacaggactttattgcctaaACATTAAGGTCGcgtaaacttattttttgcactttggttgtattcatatttttgttgctgactgtacctgtgAGTAAGTAaaatcagcagcagaagtagatgagcagttgtcATGGTCAAAATTGGACGTATTTTaacaaaaaggatccaaagcaCAGTCACGTTATTCTTAAAATTCGCTTTTGTTCCTACTGAATGAAAGTAGAGTACCGTAACCTTTCTTCAATTTCtgttctgctgctgactgtacctgatAGCTTTCCCACGCACTGCACGACGTGTGCCTGTTTTACACTTGAATTCCATTAAAAGTTCGCACACGTCAGTAGCAAGAGAAGGGTTCGACGATTCTAATTTTCAATTTGAGCAAACTTCGCCCGCTCGTAAACTTCTACTTCAACCAAGTTATTACatttgacataataatattagtttatattttaatcaaCGTTTAATTAAATGGTTAACCAATTTGACCTCagtgaaattgaaaatattttataaccgGTCGGATTTTTTTTGGCTTGTAATGAGATATACCTAcccaacctaaccaacaaaacaaaaagttggaaaaccccgactttgtcacttcaaagttcaatatctcaaaaacggcttaaccgattttgataaaacatgaacctgaattcaaataaaaaagactgcattcaaatcggtccacccgtttgagagctacagtgccacagacagacacatagcaaCTCTCCCTCCCTCCCTTTCTCAGCAAAAGTACCTaaggccgaggccgcactacggctaaaccgccgcagTTTTCAACCGCGTGACTTTTTAATACAAGTAAAGTTAAAACCGCCAGTGTggccgcttgcattagtttacttgattcacaaagtcacacGGTTCTAAACCggcctgaggggctactacgaaattcgtaaatcgaagttcgtatcgtaccgtccctttagTCGCTCAGTACCAAAAACGCACCCTGACTAATTCACGTTATGCCTAGACCTAACAAGAGATCGGAATATTGATATTTAGAGCCGTTGTGCTCCCTCTCACTATCGtttcaaataatataagcgtgagcgggacggtaagacacgaagtttgaattttgcacttcgtagtaaagggcctgtATTtcttccctctcgctctcgtattaaatagtataagtgtcagagggaccacacgacacgaactacgagttttgagtttcgtagtagccctgctgggccaAAGCAAAGTTCTAACCCCCTcatagttatttaaccaattacaaacgtgacgcaatacggtatttgacaactcctgaattgggcatgtcttatatattattatgaaaatataggtatacaggCAGTGTTTAGCGAAGCGAAAACTTAAATTGGTTGAAAGTTGAATTTACGGtgatttttggaaaaatctATATAGCTTTctctttttaacctccgacgaaaaaaaggggtgttataagttttgtCAAATGCTTTTCTCTacgcagcaagtatggcgctactgcgtgtgacgtcacatgcaagtatgtctttcgctgtctaatcttgaatttccaACCTTAATAACTTTCTTAGTTGTAAAGGTACttaacttaaaaattgtttctctattcgttTGCCAAGCACTGTGaagttttaattcataaaatatataaaaaaattgtcaaataccgtattgtcaaaGTTGTCCCGATACTAGCCCCAACTAGCCTGCACTTCTTTGCCTTCTTTGCACTTCTTTGTCACAGAAACTCAATGCGGAGTACCTACCCTCTGGTTATTTTGCGTGCCTACcaaatgcccggttcacattataaTCGTTCCAGTAGTATGACACTGCgatgctcgatcgatcttgtgtaatggtgattttccaccggcgaggcgagacgagaattgaaatttgtatgcactctcgcgcgcgcgccgcgagccgccgcgggtgccgccatacaaatttcaattctcgtctcgcctcgtctcgtctcgcctcaccggtagaaaatcaccttaactcatgacacgattttactggaatattGTAAACCGGGCATAATACTTATTCATTATTCtccatttttttatcattactAAATATGAAACTTTTTTGCTTCCAGAAATTTGGACTTACGGGCAAAAGCAATCTTcgatttaaaatgaaaataattgatCTTTCTCGAACATTACAGAACAGGAATCAGCTGTTACAAGCAACCATAATATCAAATGTCTACTAGTCCAGCCAACTAGGTCGCGGAACTTTATTCTTAGTACTTATACAGATAAGTACTTATCAAACAGAACGACTCTCAAAACTAggttatttacaaaacaaaggcATAAGTTTAGTCTCATTCTAACCTGACATCTTGTTCCGCAACCCGCATACAGTTGCAAGGATTATTACTGGCTCGAAGCCAAAGTACATGCGCTCGAAGGATTCATTTCATATCATGTTTCGTACAAAGTTGATCCCCGCTTGTTTCAGACCAGCGATTACGTGATCAAGTCCGTGATAAAACCATTCAAATATGgtaaaaatctatttattaCGAGTAAACCACAAGTCTAGTTACAGCTCAAAGTAAATTTTCGTGTAGTTGACAACAACAATTCCATTTAACTATTATAAGCTACCTTCATTATAAAGGAGTTAGGATAAAGTAGTAAGGATAAAGTAGCACGTGACGTCACAAGCAATTAGCGCCATAATACATAAGCACTGCATAGAGAAAAACCTTAGTCAAAGAGAAAAACGTTTTTGAATAGGTACCGACTTTAAGTTAACTTGTTAGTTAACTTTAAGTTAACTAACAGATTCTAATAGACCactatatac harbors:
- the Atac1 gene encoding ada2a-containing complex component 1 — protein: MDNIENPEDSGEFAFETDHLALRGNKDYSDLLKYIVVLEAQRIAALKDIEDLNEARNKALDNPLEFVGNLQAGTVKFPPRHHIRELPQVDWSQYGIDITQENDDFSRDMKPNMSQPSMKVRGRKFTNTKPVTFNQLWSCDEQKRLEELLEIYPEEPIEARRYKKIAKALGTRTPIQVMSRVQKYFAKLAKAGMPIPGRTPKGVAKDKCKSIFYKKSTFFPQLHVPVKMDELYDSAESSYTNTSATATATETKTSNKHIVELLKAAKGQRLLDETAPVHQTNTTCVGCQVKGFAGARWSDFAGTDYCTDCVIKLLPTEKLTPIRQPF